Proteins from a genomic interval of Denticeps clupeoides chromosome 20, fDenClu1.1, whole genome shotgun sequence:
- the jtb gene encoding protein JTB isoform X2: MESDCRIPVTCLRPRVLVLHALFWGLVSLRVFGASLLSDVKSSVMKPSATPCWQTEEFIVASECTQCSAFWTAQTACSYTGYVEQINCTKSNREEFKSCRSALMEEHLFWKFEGAMLGLTMVFALLVVARQRSLDQQASEKVRRQIESI, encoded by the exons ATGGAGAGCGACTGCAGGATTCCTGTCACGTGCCTGCGGCCCCGAGTCCTCGTACTTCACGCGCTCTTCTGGGGACTCGTGTCTCTCAG GGTGTTCGGAGCGTCACTCTTGAGCGACGTCAAATCTTCAG TGATGAAGCCCTCGGCGACGCCCTGCTGGCAGACTGAGGAGTTCATTGTGGCTTCAGAGTGTACGCAGTGCAGCGCCTTCTGGACG GCCCAGACCGCCTGCAGCTACACGGGATATGTGGAGCAGATCAACTGCACCAAGTCCAACAGGGAGGAGTTTAAAAG TTGCCGCTCCGCCCTGATGGAGGAGCACCTCTTCTGGAAGTTTGAAGGTGCCATGCTGGGCCTCACCATGGTCTTTGCCCTCCTGGTGGTCGCCAGGCAACGCTCCCTGGACCAGCAGGCGTCGGAGAAGGTCCGCAGGCAGATCGAGTCGATCTAG
- the jtb gene encoding protein JTB isoform X1 codes for MESDCRIPVTCLRPRVLVLHALFWGLVSLRVFGASLLSDVKSSVMKPSATPCWQTEEFIVASECTQCSAFWTKAQTACSYTGYVEQINCTKSNREEFKSCRSALMEEHLFWKFEGAMLGLTMVFALLVVARQRSLDQQASEKVRRQIESI; via the exons ATGGAGAGCGACTGCAGGATTCCTGTCACGTGCCTGCGGCCCCGAGTCCTCGTACTTCACGCGCTCTTCTGGGGACTCGTGTCTCTCAG GGTGTTCGGAGCGTCACTCTTGAGCGACGTCAAATCTTCAG TGATGAAGCCCTCGGCGACGCCCTGCTGGCAGACTGAGGAGTTCATTGTGGCTTCAGAGTGTACGCAGTGCAGCGCCTTCTGGACG AAGGCCCAGACCGCCTGCAGCTACACGGGATATGTGGAGCAGATCAACTGCACCAAGTCCAACAGGGAGGAGTTTAAAAG TTGCCGCTCCGCCCTGATGGAGGAGCACCTCTTCTGGAAGTTTGAAGGTGCCATGCTGGGCCTCACCATGGTCTTTGCCCTCCTGGTGGTCGCCAGGCAACGCTCCCTGGACCAGCAGGCGTCGGAGAAGGTCCGCAGGCAGATCGAGTCGATCTAG